The DNA region CTTACGGCAGCGCGTTGTTGGCCGCGAGGAACGAGAGCGTCGCCTCGATGTCGGTGCGCCACGCATAATCGTTGCCCTTGCAGTGCGGAGCCATACCGAACGAGTTGACCGCGACGATGATGTCGGTGTCGGAGTACAGGATCGGGCCGCCGGAGTCGCCGGAGCAGTTGCCGCCACGATCATCGCCAGGATTGTTGGTCGTCATCAGGTTGTAGCCGTCGGTCAGGTGGCTGCGCAGGTTGATCAGGTCCGAGGTCGCCTGGTAGCGCGTGATCACCGACTCGTAGCGCGGCTTGCGGCTCTGGAGGCCATAGCCTACGGTGGTGAACGACACGTCCTGCGTTCCGCGCCGCGTCGCCAGATCGTCGAGGAAGCCCTGCTCGGCCAGCGTGCCGTACTCAGTGATCGGCGCGTCTTCAACCAGGCGCACAAAGCCGACATCGTAGGTGATCGGGAAGCTCGCGAAGTCGTCGTACTGCGGATGCGCGACCGGCTCGCCCCAGGTGCCGCCAGCCAGGGGATAGCCCACGGCGCGCAGCTCCTCGACCGTCGACTCGAACCAGACCTGTACGGAGGCCGCGCCATAGACGCAGTGCCCCGCCGTCAAGAAGATTCGTGGAGAGATCAGCGAGCCGCTGCAACGCCACTGCGGCGTCCCAGCCTCGTCAAACGCAACCATGATGCCGACGTAGGGGTGGGCATCGCCATCGGGCTCGCCATAGTTAATGGCGTACGCTGGGACAACCAGTGCCAGCAGGAGCATGAGAACTGCTGGAACGATGACGCACCTTCGCATGTGTTCCTCCTTAGTATGGGGAAAGGAATAAGCGGTTAAGGCGATTGTACAGGAGTCTGCAAAAAGTGCAAACGGCTCGCATATTTTTTGTGGAGAGCAAAGAGCTGAGGGTGGAGAACAAAGGAGCCAACGATCAAAAGAACAAAGGAGAGGTTGAAACGTTGCTCGCCTGGTCGTGTGTTCCTCTATTCCCCTGTTCCCTGGAAAGCCGTCATCGCCATATTGACAGGAGGTGCGGAGTCCTTTATAATGGCCCTACTATCAAATTATTTTTACCCAATTCTGTCAATCGTTTAGATAGCCCAGCACAGAAAAACAGCACTCAGTATCAGGACTATCTGCTTCATCGCCTGTACAAACAGTGTACACAGTAAAAGTAAATCTCCTTATACAATAGACGCAGGCGATAGCCATTAGACGGCTGCTGTCAAGCCAAAAGATACCGGAAGCGTATACCAGTCAGAGTGCGCTTACCAAAGCATCTATCATCCTGATGCGGCAAGCGCTGCGCTGCCTGAACGCTAGTTTGAGCTAGAGATCTCGGATCTGCGCCGCTCCATTGCTCGTGCCGAATCAAAGAACCTTTTTGGAACAGCGGTCCTGTGATTCTGCACCAGCGAGAGGAATGGTTGGGGTTTCCCCCACACCCCCGGTTCTACGGCGCGCACGCAGATCGCGCGGCCCCGTATGGTCGAACGCATCCATCACACACGTTACGCACGCCGGGCCGAGCTTTCGTGCCTCTGCTCGCGCACCAGACGTGCTGAATCCAGCTAGCCTGGCATCTCACGCCTTTCACACTATAGCGATCCACCCACATGATCATGACGAGCCACGCTATAGCCCCTGAGCGTACATCCGCAGCCATAGGAACACGCATGTCGGATCAATGTTTGCTGAGCACGGAGCGCGCGCCGTGCGGGTAGTCCTCACCAACTTTGGCTCGACCGGCGATGTGCAGCCGCTGCTCGCGCTGGCCGTCGAGCTACGCCGCAACGGCCATCAGCCGATCGTCGCGGTTGCGCCGAACTTCGGGCCGTGGATCGAGCAGTTTGGCTTGCGCTGCACCCCTGTGGGGCCGGACACGCAGGACGCGCTGCGCACCGCGATCACGACGCGCGTCGAGATGGGCGAGTTCTTCCGCTCCGTGGACGAGATTCGCGCCTTTCTCGGCCCGCTGGTCGCGTCGCTGCCGCAGGTCTTCGCCGATCTCCGCGCGATCTGCCGCGACGCAGACGTGCTGGTCTGTGGCGCGACGCAGCCCGCCGGGCGGATGATCCACGAGCTGACCGGCATCCCGTTCGTCTCGTTGTTCCTGGGCCATCCGGGCGCGCTGGGCACCGCCGCGATGCAGCAGGCGCGCTTCTCGCTGATCAACCCCTTCCGCGCCGAGCTTGGCCTGCCGCCGCTGCACGATCCGCTGACCAGCTACCACTCGCCGCAGCTAGCGCTCTACGCGATGAGTCGCCACGTCGTGCCGCCCGCCGCGAGCTGGCCGCTGCACTACCTTATGACCGGCTACTTCTTCCTCGACGATGAGCGCTGGCAGCCCTCGGCGGCGCTGGCCGAGTTTATCGCCGCCGCCGAGCCGCCGGTCGTCTTCTCGTTCGGCAGCATGACCCACGCCGATCCGCAGGCGTTCACCGCGCTGGTGCTGGAGACGGTGCGGCGCGTCGGCTGCCGCGCGATCATCCAGAAGGGCTGGAGCGGCCTCGATGCGCGCGATCTGCCGCCCGATGTGTTCATGGCCGAGTACGTGCCGCACGCCTGGCTCTTCCCACGGGCGGCGTGTGTGATCCATCACGGCGGCGCGGGCACCTGTGCCGCCGCGCTGCGCGCGGGCGTGCCCAGCCTGATCCTGCCGCACAACGCCGATCAGCCGCTCTGGGCGCAGACCCTCCACGAGCTTGGCTGCGCCGGGCCGGTCATGGCCTACGGCGACATCAGCGCCGAGCGGCTGAGCCGGGCGCTCACCACGATCCTCAGCACGCTGTGCTATCGCGAGGCTGCCGCTGCGCTAGGGCAGCAGATCCGGGCCGAGCATGGCGTGAAAAAGGCCCGCCAGTCGATCGAAGAGCTGGTCGCCAGGGCTGGCCTGCACGGGCCGACTCCCGCAGACGCTCCGGTGCCCGCCGATCTGGCGGACGATCGCCAGGCCAAGCCGAATCGACGACAGCTCTATCAACAACGACAGCGCGCACGCAGACAAGGAGTAGACGATGAGTAGCATCGATGATGCGACCTCCTACGATAATAGCTCGGACATTGCGATCATCGGCATGGCTGGCCGGTTTCCCGGCGCGAACGATCTCGATACGTTCTGGCAGAATCTTTGCAACGGCGTCGAATCGATCGCGCGGCTGACCGACGACGAGCTGCGCGCGGCGGGCGTGAATCCCGCGCTGATCGAGCATCCGAGCTACGTCAAGGCCGCGCCGATCCTCGACGAGATCGAGGGCTTCGACGCGGGCTTCTTCGGCTACTCGCCGCGCGAGGCCGACCTGATGGACCCGCAGCAGCGGCTCTTCTTGGAGTGCGCCTGGCAGGCGCTCGAAGACGGGGGCTACAACCCGCACAGCTACGATGGCTTGATCGGCGTGTACGGCGGGGCCAAGACCAGCACCTATCTCTTCAACCTCTTTGCCAACCGGCGCGTCGTCGAGTCGCTTGACATCACCGAGATCGGCATCGGCAACGATCTCGCCAACCTGACCACCCGCGTCTCCTACAAGCTCAACCTGAAAGGGCCGAGCTACGCGATTCACACGGCCTGCTCGACCTCGCTGGTGGCGATCCATCTGGCCTGTCAAAGCCTGCTGGTCGATGAGTGCCAGATGGCGCTGGCGGGCGGCGTGTCGATCAACGTGCCTCACAAGGCGGGCTACCTCTACCAGCACGGCGGCATCCTCTCGCCTGACGGCCACTGCCGCCCGTTTAGCGCCGACGCGCAGGGCACGCTCTTCGGCAGCGGCGTGGGCGTGGTGCTGCTCAAGCGCCTGCAAGACGCGCTCGACGACGGCGATACGATCTACGCGGTGATCAAAGGCACGGCGACCAACAACGACGGCGCGCTCAAGGCCAGCTTCACCGCGCCCGGCGTCGAGGGCCAGGTCGAGGTGATCGCCTGTGCGCTGGCGAATGCTGGCGTGCGGCCACGCGCGATCTCCTACGTCGAGGCGCACGGCACCGGCACCACGCTGGGCGACGCGATCGAGGTCCTGGCGCTGACCAGAGCCTTTCGCTCGGCGAAGCAGCGCCAGTACTGCGCGCTCGGCTCGGTCAAAAGCAACATCGGCCACCTCGACACCGCCGCCGGAATCTCCAGCCTGATCAAAACCGTGCTGGCGCTCAGGCACAAGCAGATCCCGCCCAGCCTGCACTTCGACCAGCCCAATCCTAAGATCGATTTTGCCAATAGCCCGTTCTATGTCAACACCGCGCTGAGCGACTGGCCGAGCGCTGACGGGCCGCGCCGCGCTGGCGTAAGCTCCTTCGGCTTCGGCAGCACCAACGCGCATGTGATCCTCGAAGAAGCGCCGCAGCCAGAGCCGTCCGATCCCGCCGCGCCGTGGCAACTGCTGCTGCTCTCGGCCCGCTCCGACGCCGCGCTTGAGACGATGACCGAGAATCTGGCCGCGCATCTGCGGGCACATCCTGAGCAAAACCTGGCCGATGTGGTCTACACCTTGCAGATCGGACGGCAGGCGTTCAGCCATCGCCGCGCGCTGGTCTGCCGCGACCGCCAGGACGCGCTCGATGCGCTGGAGTCGCACGATGCCCAGCGGCTGCTGACCAGCGCTCAGGAGAGCAGCGACCGCCCGGTGGTCTTCATGTTCAGCGGCCAGGGCGCGCAGTATCCCGACATGGCCCGCGAGCTGTACGAAACCGAGCCGAACTTTCGGGCGCAGGTCGATCGCTGCTGTGATCTGCTCCTGCCGCATCTTGGCTGCGACCTGCGCGAGCTGCTGTATCCCGCCGGGGCCGATACCGCCGCAGCCGAGCGGCTGAATCAGACGGCGTTTGCCCAGCCCGCGCTGTTCGTGATCGAGTACGCGCTGGCGCAGCTCTGGATGAGCTGGGGCATCCAGCCCGTCGCCATGATCGGTCACTCGATCGGCGAGTATGTGGCGGCGACACTGGCGGGCGTGCTCTCGCTTGAGGACGCGCTGGCGCTGGTCGCGGCGCGCGGCAGGCTGATGCAAGCGCTGCCCGGCGGATCGATGCTAGCGGTCTTCCTGGCCGAGCACGAGCTACGCCCGATGCTCCACGGCGTGCCCTCCGGGCCTGGTACCCGCGATCTGGCGCTGGCGGCGGTGAACGGGCCTCGGCACTGCGTCGTTTCGGGGCCGGATGCGGCGATCACTGCGCTGGAGCGGCAGCTTAGCGCGCAGGGCGTCGAGTGGCGGCGGCTGCATACCTCGCACGCCTTCCACTCGGCGATGATGGAGCCGATGGTCGATCAGTTTCGCGCCGAGGTTGCGCGCGTGACGCTGCACGAGCCGACGATGCCCTATCTCTCGAACGTCACCGGCACCTGGATCACTGCCGCGCAGGCGGCGGATGCCAATTACTGGACGCGGCATCTGCGGCAGACGGTCTTGTTCAGCGCGGGCATTCAAGAGCTGCTCAAGGAGCCCGATCGGATCTTTCTTGAGCTGGGGCCGGGCAACACGCTCAGCACGTTTGTCCGGCAGCACGCCGAGCGCCACGCGGGCCAGGAGGCGCTTGCATCGCTGCGCCACCCGCAGGATCGACAGCCGGATGTCGCGTTTGCGCGCGCGACGCTGGGACGGCTCTGGCTGGCGGGCGTCGAGATCGACTGGCGGGCCGTGCACGGCGACGCGCGGCGGCTGCGGGTGCCGCTGCCGACCTATCCCTTCGAGCGGCAGCGCTTCTGGATCGACGCGGATAGCCCGCTGCACGAGCTGAATCTGCAACAGATGTTGCCGAGCGCCAAGGCGGAGCTGAGCGACTGGTTCTACCTGCCCTCGTGGAAGCGCTCGATGCTGCCGCTGCGGGTACAGCCCGCCGCGCTGGCTGCGCAGCCGCAGCGCTGGCTGGTGCTGCTCGACGGCTATGGCCTGGGCGCTGGCATCGCGCTGCGGTTGGAGCAGGCCCGGCAGCAGGTGGTGCGCGTTGTGCCGGGGCCGGAGTTCCGCAGCCTGGGCGCTGGCAGCTATACGATCAATCCCCAGCGGCCCGAAGACTATGCCGCGCTGCTGGCGGATCTCCGTCAGCAGGAGCTTGTGCCCGACCGCGTGGTCCACTGCTGGGGTGTCACCTTCGACGAGCAGGCGCGGGCCTGGAGCATGCACTTCGATCAGTCGCAGGCGCTCGGCTTCTACAGCCTGCTCTTCCTGATCCAGGCGCTCGGCGGCAACGCGCTCGATACGCTGCACCTCGACGTGATCAGCAGCGGGCTGCACAACATCACCGGCATGGAGCTGCTCTCGCCCGACAAGGCGACGCTGCTGGGCGCGTGCCGGGTGATCCCGCAGGAGTATCCCAGAGTCCGCTGCCGCAGCATCGACGTGGCGCTGCCTGAGGCGCAGCCATCGGCGGCGCTGATCGACCAACTGCTGGCCGAGGTCTGCTCGTCCTCCGCCGACAGCGTGATCGCCTACCGGGGCGCGCATCGCTGGGCACAAAGCTTCGCGCCGGTCCAGCTTGAGCCGCCGAGCGGCACGCGGCTGCGCGAGCAGGGCGTGTATCTGATCACGGGCGGTCTGGGCGGCGTCGGGCTGATCATCGCCGAGCATCTGGCGCGCACCGTCAGGGCAAAGCTGGTGCTGGTCGGACGCTCGCCGCTGCCGGAGCGCGCCGCTTGGGAGCACTACCTCGCCACGCACGATGCCGACGACAGCGTGAGCCGCAAGCTGCGCAGCCTGCAAGCGCTCGAAGCGCATGGGGCCGAGGTCGCAGCCTTCAGCGCCGACGTGACCGATCTGGCGCAGATGCGCGCGGCGATCGAGCAGAGCATCGAGCGCTTCGGCACGATCCACGGCATCATTCACGCCGCCGGTGTCGCGGGCGGTGGCCTGATCCAGCTCAAGACCGCCGAGGCCGCCGAGGCCGTGCTGGCTCCCAAGACGCGCGGCACGCTGACTCTGGCGGCGTCGGCGCAGGGCCTCGATCTTGACTTCCTGGCGCTCTTCTCGTCGCTGACGGGCGTCGTCGGCGAGTTCGGCCAGGTGGATTACTGCGCCGCGAACGCCTTTCTGGATGCCTTCGCGCAGTGGCATACCGCGACCAGCGGCACGTTTACGGTGTCGATCAACTGGGATACCTGGCAGGAAACCGGCATGGCGGTCAGCGCCGCGCTGCCGCCTGAGCTGCGCCAGATCCGCGAGCATGTGATCGAGGGCGGTCTGTCGCCTGCGGAGGGCGCGGAGGCATTCGACCGGATTCTGGCGCACAGCACCGTGCCGCAAGTTCTGGTATCGACGCACGATCTGGAGCGGCGCATCGCCAACATCCAGGCGCTGACCCAAAAGCTGCTGGCGCAGGCGATGGACGCGGCGCTGCCGAGCGGCCCGGCGCATCCACGGCCCAACCTGCAAACGCTGTACGTCGCGCCGCGCAACGAGTTCGAGCAGAATCTCGCGCTGGTCTGGCAGCAGGTCCTCGGCATCGAGCAGGTCGGCGTCCACGACGATTTCTTCCAGCTTGGCGGTCACTCGCTGCTGATCACCCAGTTGCTCAACCGGCTGCACACGATCTACCCGATCGACATTCCGATCCGCAGCCTCTTTGAGAACCCGACCGTCGCGGGCATGGCGCTGCTGGTCGAGGAGCGCTACGCAGAGGCGCTGCGCACGCAGGCCAGGCCGCTGACCGAGCAGATCCGCGACGCGGCCAGCCCGGAGCGCGCCGCGCTGCTTGAGGTCTATCTGCGCCGCAAGATCGCCCAGGCGCTGCTGATCGATGAGGCGGCGATCCCGGCGGACGGCAGCCTGGCCGACCTGGATATTGAGTCGATCACCTCGGACCTGCTGTGGAACTTTCACCAGGATTATCGCCTGCAAATGTTCCCCAACGAGGTCCGCCGCATGCGCACGATCGGCGAGATGGCGCGGCATGCCTCGGCGGAGCTTGAGCGCCTGTGGTACGGCCCGCGGGTCGAGGACGATCCGACCGGCTCGCTCTACGACTACTACGAGTCGCTGGCGCTGCCCCGGCGCTCCGAGCAAAGCCCGTTCAGCACGCCGACGCGCAAAAATCCGAGCATGATCTTCGTCCATGCCAGCCCGCGCTCCGGCTCGACGCTCTTCCGCGTGATGCTGGCGGGCCATCCCGCGCTCTTCTCGCCGCCGGAGATGGATATTCTGCGCTGCGAGGGCATGCACGCCTGGATGCGCGGCCTGCGCGACGCCAACTACGGCTACGGCTTCTCGTGGGCGACGCAGGGCCTACAATGGACCTTCACCGAGCTGCTGGGCCTCGACGCCGATGGCACGAAAGCCTACATGGAAGATCTGGCCGACTGCGACGTGCCGATTCAGGAGGTCTATGCCGAGATCCAGCGGCGGGCCAGCCCACGGACCCTGGTGGATAAGTCGCCGCAGTACAGCCTGCGCCTGGACACGCTCAAGCGCGCCGAGGAGCTGTTTGACCGGCCCAGGTATGTCCATCTGGTGCGGCATCCCTACTCGGTGATCGAGTCGCTGGTGCGGGTGCGCTTCTACACCTTCTTCGGGCCGGTGATCTACGGACGCGACGACGTCGACCCGCATGTCGTCGCCGAGAAAGTCTGGGTCATGTGTAACCAGAATATGCTCGATTTCTTCAAGCAGATCGATCCCGCGCGCTATCACTTCGTGCGCTACGAGGATCTGGTCAGCCAGCCGCGCCGCGTGATGCAGGACGTGTGCGATTTTCTGGAGCTGCCCTTCGACGAGGCCGTGCTGCAACCGTACGATCACCGCAAAGAGCGGATGATCAGCGGCATCGGCGATCCCAACATCCTGCGCCACAACACAATCGAGTCGGCGCTCGGCGAGGCCTGGCGCTCGATCCACCTGCCGCGTCGCCTGGGCGCGCACGCGCGGCGGCTGGCGGCGGAGCTCCAGTACGAGCTGCCAGCGGAGGCCGCGCTGCCCGCAGCGAGCGTCGTGCCGCTGGCTCCCTCGGCCCTCGACGATCCCGAACACTTGAACACTCTGCTGCAAACGGTCCAAAGCCTGTCCGACGCCGAAGTGCAGGCGCTGCTCGGACAGCTTGAAGGAGGCAACTAACATGCGGCGCTTGAAACAAGCCCTGAAAATCATCGGCCTGCTGCTGCTGGTGCTGGCGATCCTGGTCGCGGGCGGCGGCACCTGGATGATCCGCCGCGCCTGGCCCAGCACCAGCGGCACGCTGAAGCTGGCGGGCCTGCAATCGCCGGTCGAGATCCACCGCGATCAGTATGGCATCCTCAATATCTACGCGCAGAACGAGCACGATCTCTTCTTCGCGCAGGGCTACGCTCATGCCCAGGATCGGCTCTGGCAGATGGAATTCGTCCGCAGCATCGCCAGCGGTCGGCTGAGCACCCACGTCGGCCAGCGCGGCGTCGGCTCCGATCAGCTCACCCGTACGATCGGCTACCGCCGCGCGGCGCAGAAGGAGTGGGATCTGATGGATGCCGACGCGCGCGCGATTCTGGAGTGGTACGCCAAGGGTGTGAACGCCTACATCGAGACGCATCGCGGCAGCCTGCCGCTTGAGTACACGATCCTGGGCAGCACGCCGCAGCCATGGGAGCCGCTCGATACGCTTGCCTGGGGCAAGGTGCTCAGCTTCAGCCTCAGCGGCAACCACCGGCTGGAAATGCTGCGCGCGGCGCTGATCGCCTCGGTAGGGCCGGAGGTGACGGCGCAGGTGCTGCCGTCCTACGAGAACGACAAGCCGATCATCGTCGCCTCGGAGGCGTCCTACGACGGCCTGAAAACGGCGCGCCTGACCGGACTTGAGGAGTTCGACCAGTGGATCGGCGATCCGTACGCGGTCTGGGGCAGCAACAACTGGGTGGTCAGCGGCAGCCGCAGCGCGAGCGGGAAGGCGCTGCTGGCGAACGACACGCATCTCGGCCTGGGGCTGCCCTCGTCATGGTACGCCAACGGCCTGCACGGCGGGCGCTTCAACGTGGTCGGCTTTACCTTCGCGGGCGTGCCCGGCGTGATCATCGGCCACAACGAGCGCATCGCCTGGGGCGTCTCGAACATGAACCCCGACACGCAGGATCTTTACCTTGAGAAGCTGGACGATCCCAAGCAGCCGACCAAGTACGAGTTCGAGAATGCCTGGCACGACGTGCAGGTGCTCGACGAGACGATCGAGGTCAAGGGCGGCGCTCCCGTGCAGCTTAAGGTCCGGCTCACGCGCCACGGCCCGCTGGTCAACGAGGTGCTGGGCGATCTTGACAAGTCCGAGCCGATAGCGCTCCGCTGGACCGTGCTCGAAGGCACGTCGCTCTTCCAGTCGGTGAAGCAGGTCAGCCTGGCGCAAAACTGGGACGAGTTCCGGCAGGCGCTGAGCTTCTGGGAATCGCCCAGCCAGAACTTTGTCTATGCCGACGTAGAGGGCAATATCGGCTACCAGGCGACAGGCAAGATCCCGATCCGCCCGGCCAACGACCAGGGCCTGGTGCCGATGCCGGGCTGGACCGGCGAGAACGAGTGGCAGGGCTATATCCCGTTCGAGGACTTGCCCGCCAGCTTCAACCCGCGTCCCGGCTTCATCGCCACGGCCAACAACAAAGTCGCCGAGGACTCGTATCCGCACAAGCTGGCGTACGACTGGGACCCCGGCTATCGCGCCAAGCGCATCAGCGATCTGCTCAGCGCCGACGATCAGATCAGCCTTGAGGACATACAGACGATCCAGGCCGATACGCTTTCGCTGCCCGCCGAGGCGCTGGTGCCGTATCTTCAGGCGCTCCAGCCGGAGAACGATCTCCAGGCACGTGCTCTGGAGCAGGTGAAAGCCTGGGACGCGCGCTACGAGACAGATCGCGTCGGCGCGTCGATCTATCAGGTCTGGTACTGGCATCTGCTCAAGAATACGCTGCACGACGAGCTGGGCGATGAGACGACCGATCGCTATCTGACGGGGCAGTACGAGCGCCACGGCACGTTCCAGGTGCCGATGATGATCGGCATGATGAAGCAGACCGATCATCCCTGGTTCGACGATAAGGACACGCCCGCCAAGGAGCAGCGTGACGACATCGCGCGCCGCAGCCTTGCGGATGCGCTCGCCTGGCTCAGCGAGCGCTACGGCAATGATCCCGCCGGGTGGACCTGGGGCCGCCTGCACACGATCACGTTCCAGTCGCAGGCCTTTGGCGGTCACTGGCTGCTGAAGTATTTTTACAACAGCCGTGCGGTCCCGGCGCGCGGCGATAACTTCACGGTCAACGCGGCATCGTTCCGCTACAACCGGCCCTTCGCGATGGTCCACGGCACGTCGCAGCGGCTGATCATCGATCTAAGCAACTTCGACAACTCGCTGGCGATCGGCCCCACGGGGCAAAGCGGACATGTGTTCCATCCCAATACCATGAACATGATCGATCTGTGGCAGAACGTGGAATATCTGCCGCTGCCCTTCTCGAAAGCGGCGGTCGAGGCGCGTACCACGAGTAAGCTCGTGCTGACGCCGTAGCTGCCCAGCATGTCTGAAAGGGCGGATTGATGATTGAATCATCGTCTGGCGCACGTCGGTAGGGGCGTATGCCATACGCCCCAGGGCACGGCACCGCCGTGCCCCTACGATCCTCCCGATTTTTTTGGAAAGGTTTATCGATCCGCCCCTTGCGTTTCCTCTGCCGTCCGTCGGCGCTGACTCGTCGCATTGCCATCCCGTCTCAGTGGGCCTAGCGGCCAAGGATAATCCCCCCATGAACGATCTCCGGCAAGACATCGCGGACCTCTCCCCAGAGCGACGGCGGCTGCTTGAGCTGCTGCGCCGCCAGCAGGAGCAGCACGATCGTGGACGAATCCGCCCGCTCCCACGCACGAGCGGCCCGAACAGCTTTCCGCTCTCGTTTGCGCAGCGGCGCCTGTGGTTCATCGATCAGTTCCAGCCGGAGAGCACGGCCTATAACATGCTGTCGGCGCTGCGCCTGACGGGTCCGCTGGATGCCACGGCGCTGGCTCGTGCGCTCAACGAGATCGTTGCCCGGCACGAGAGTCTGCGCACGACCTTTGCCCAGAGCGCAGCCGCCCTCGACGGCCAGCCGGTCCAGGTGATCGCGCCCGCGCTGACGATCGAGCTGCCGGTCATCGATCTGCACCCAGAGGGTACCCGGCTGACCGCCGCTGAGCGTGAGTCTGCCGTGCAGCGCCACGTGCTGGCGCAGGCGCAGCAGCCGTTCGATCTCCAGGCGGGGCCGCTGCTGCGCGCCGCGCTGCTGCGCCTGCACCATGCCATGCCGGGTGCCATGCCGGGTGCCCTTCGGGCATGGCACCCGGCACCCGGTACCCGGAGCGAGCATGTGCTGGTGCTGGTGATGCATCATATCGTCGCGGATGGCTGGTCGCAGGGTGTGCTGATCCGCGAGCTTACGACGCTCTACCGCGCCTTTGCCGCCGGACAGGTATCGCCGCTGGGCCCGGTGGGCACGCCGCTGCCGATCCAGTACGCCGACTTCGCCGTGTGGCAGCGGCAGTGGTTGCAGGGTGAGGTGCTGGAGCGGCAGCTCGCCTACTGGCGACAGCAGCTCGCCGATCTGCCCACGCTGCACCTGCCGACGGATCACCCGCGCGCCGCCATGCAGACGATCACCGGGGCGCGGCAGATCCACACGCTCACGCCGAAGCTGACGGCGGCGCTCAAGGCGCTGAGCCAGCAGGAGGGCACGACGCTGTTTATGACGCTGCTGGCGGCCTTCCAGGTAGTGCTGCATCGCTACACCGGCCAGAGCGATCTCGCGGTCGGATCGGGCATCGCCAACCGCAACCGCGCCGAGATCGAGGGTCTGATCGGCTTCTTTGTCAACACGCTGGTGCTGCGGGTCAACCTGGCGGGGAATCCCTCATTCCGCGCGGCGCTCCAGCAGGTGCGCGAGGTAACGCTGGCAGCCTATGCGCATCAGGATCTGCCCTTCGAGAAATTGGTGGAGGAGCTTCAGCCGGAGCGCGATCTGAGCGCCGCGCCATTCTTCCAGGTGTCGTTCGTGCTCCAGAACGCGCCACTGCCCGCGCTGCACCTGCCGCCGCTGAAGGTCGAGCCGCTGGACACCGAGCATGTGACCACCAAGCTCGATCTATCGCTGTCGGTGGTGGAGATGGCCCAGGGCTTGCGCCTGCGGATGCAGTACAACGCCGCGCTCTTCGACGAGCCGACGATCGTGCGTATGCTGCGCCATTTCGAGCAGGTGCTCGCGGGCATCGTGGCCGACCCCGATCGGCGCATCGGCGCGCTGCCGCTGCTGACGCAGGCCGAGCAGCAG from Herpetosiphonaceae bacterium includes:
- a CDS encoding penicillin acylase family protein; translation: MRRLKQALKIIGLLLLVLAILVAGGGTWMIRRAWPSTSGTLKLAGLQSPVEIHRDQYGILNIYAQNEHDLFFAQGYAHAQDRLWQMEFVRSIASGRLSTHVGQRGVGSDQLTRTIGYRRAAQKEWDLMDADARAILEWYAKGVNAYIETHRGSLPLEYTILGSTPQPWEPLDTLAWGKVLSFSLSGNHRLEMLRAALIASVGPEVTAQVLPSYENDKPIIVASEASYDGLKTARLTGLEEFDQWIGDPYAVWGSNNWVVSGSRSASGKALLANDTHLGLGLPSSWYANGLHGGRFNVVGFTFAGVPGVIIGHNERIAWGVSNMNPDTQDLYLEKLDDPKQPTKYEFENAWHDVQVLDETIEVKGGAPVQLKVRLTRHGPLVNEVLGDLDKSEPIALRWTVLEGTSLFQSVKQVSLAQNWDEFRQALSFWESPSQNFVYADVEGNIGYQATGKIPIRPANDQGLVPMPGWTGENEWQGYIPFEDLPASFNPRPGFIATANNKVAEDSYPHKLAYDWDPGYRAKRISDLLSADDQISLEDIQTIQADTLSLPAEALVPYLQALQPENDLQARALEQVKAWDARYETDRVGASIYQVWYWHLLKNTLHDELGDETTDRYLTGQYERHGTFQVPMMIGMMKQTDHPWFDDKDTPAKEQRDDIARRSLADALAWLSERYGNDPAGWTWGRLHTITFQSQAFGGHWLLKYFYNSRAVPARGDNFTVNAASFRYNRPFAMVHGTSQRLIIDLSNFDNSLAIGPTGQSGHVFHPNTMNMIDLWQNVEYLPLPFSKAAVEARTTSKLVLTP
- a CDS encoding condensation domain-containing protein; translated protein: MNDLRQDIADLSPERRRLLELLRRQQEQHDRGRIRPLPRTSGPNSFPLSFAQRRLWFIDQFQPESTAYNMLSALRLTGPLDATALARALNEIVARHESLRTTFAQSAAALDGQPVQVIAPALTIELPVIDLHPEGTRLTAAERESAVQRHVLAQAQQPFDLQAGPLLRAALLRLHHAMPGAMPGALRAWHPAPGTRSEHVLVLVMHHIVADGWSQGVLIRELTTLYRAFAAGQVSPLGPVGTPLPIQYADFAVWQRQWLQGEVLERQLAYWRQQLADLPTLHLPTDHPRAAMQTITGARQIHTLTPKLTAALKALSQQEGTTLFMTLLAAFQVVLHRYTGQSDLAVGSGIANRNRAEIEGLIGFFVNTLVLRVNLAGNPSFRAALQQVREVTLAAYAHQDLPFEKLVEELQPERDLSAAPFFQVSFVLQNAPLPALHLPPLKVEPLDTEHVTTKLDLSLSVVEMAQGLRLRMQYNAALFDEPTIVRMLRHFEQVLAGIVADPDRRIGALPLLTQAEQQQMLVEWNATQRPYEVACFHELFGAHVAQTPEAVAAVYGDESLSYAELDHRANQLAHELRQRGVGRCQQDEARVGLCCERSLDLIVGMLGILKAGGAYVPLDPHYPAQRLQFMLHDSQIGVLVTQERLVAQAPAHDAAIICLDADWPQIARQPVTPPDVLLSPDHLAYVIYTSGSTGRPKGVLVTHRGLGNIALVQRQTVGVDRQSRVLQFASFSFDSAVWEVCMALLRGATLVLAPEEALRPGPDLLHLLEAEAITVATLPPSALAVLPPAELPHLTHLLVAGEACSGDLVARWARGRQMFNGYGPTETTVCATLAALDGTQRIPPIGRPIANTRIYLLDRRGQPVPVGVPGE